A region of the Microcystis aeruginosa FD4 genome:
TTATATGAAGAAGCTTTGACCATAGCTAATTGACCGTCACCATTGCGAACATAATGGTCTTGATAACCTTGAGCAGGAGAAACGGTATTACCTTGAAATTTCCAGAAAGGCGTTTTCTCACTCAGGGCAGCCGGAAGATAATCTACTACATCTGGAACAATTAAGAGACCAGCCGCTAGATTAAATCCTTTACCTCCGACTTTAATTGGTTCTACTGGTAAAAAATTAGCCGTTGCTGTTCTTTGGGATTGATAAGATGGCTGTTTAATCCTGGCGGTAATCAAGTTGTTGAGTTGTTCTTTGGCCAGGGAATCTTGGTAAAGAGGAGTTAGGACACTTGATAATAAAAGGTAATGGGGAATAGACAAACTAGCAATGACTAACAGGCTGACTAAAAGGCGTTTTTTGAATTGGTTAAATTTCACAGAAATAGAAAGAATTGCCAAAGTAGAAACTAGACCCGATGCCACGGCAAGGAACCGAAAGGGAAACTGGATTTTTTGCAGGGGAAAAATGATTTTGTAAAATGGTAAAGAAATAGGTGAAATCATTAATAAACTCAGTCCCGATAAAACGATTAGAGAAAACAGATTAAATTTTTCTAATTTGTTTCTTCTCCGCCAAACTGCTCGAATACTTAAGAGATAGATAATTAGATAGATGCTGAAAATGAGACTAATTATAAAAGTCTGTCGATTTTGATAAAAGTTATTACCAAAAGCAACCCAATCACCCAGAGAAGTTCCTAGCGGTTGACGAATTTCTTTTAAATTAAAAACCGCAGGAACTAAGTAAGGAAAAGAAAAAATTATGCCGATGTTAAAGAATAGAATCCGCCAGCAAAAATCTCGAAAATTTCTATTTTTTAACAGGATAATTACCGAATAAATACCAAACAGAAAAAATATAATAATCAGACTAGGCAGATGAGCTAATGCTATCAAAGAAGTTGTAATTGTTAATGCTAAACCATTAGCCAAAGTAATCCTAGTAGAAACTTTTAGAAGTGCGGTCACAAAAAAAGGCATTAAAGCAATAGCCAAGCACTCTGCTAATGCTCCGCGCCAAAATAAACAGTAAAATAGGTAAGGATTAATTGCTAAAATAATAATTAGTTGATAGTAACCTATGCTCCTTCTTTTGAATAAATACATTGCTAGGGTTGAGGCACTAATTATATTGATCAGCAAAATAGTTAGCACCGTAAATCTTAGAGCAACAACTGGATAAAATCCGAGCAAATGATAGGGAAAAGCTACATATCTTAAAAGAGGAGGATAGAATAAAAATGCAGCATTTCCGAAGCCTCCATAGCCTTGAGCATACCATTTTGGGAATAAATCTCCAGACTTAACTTGCTCTGCCCAAAAACTATTCCAAAATAAATGAACAAGACCATCATTTGTTCTTTCTGGAGCAAATAAGAAAGCGAACCAAGTGCTACCTATAATCAAAAACACCAGAAGAGCGAAACTAAGTTGTTTTCTATGTAATCGAGCAAGACTAACAAGTGTATTCATGATCAGGTAAGCGGAAGATTTTAATCTTTTTCTCGTTATCTAATCCTAGATTGTAGCAATATCAAGCTACAGAATTAAATAATTATTATCTATCAAATAGATATATTACCTATTTATTCTAGGAAAGTTCTTAGGATAAATTTTAGCATAAACTAGACTAGCTTTTTCAGCTAATACTTGAATTTCATAGTCAGAAGATAAATTATTAAAATCTTTTTTACTCATAATAATTTCAGGATTTTTATCAGTATTGACAGCAGTTTTAAGTTGTTCGGCACTCCTCACCCACCAAATCGGTCTGTTACTATAAAATAAGGCACTGGGATGATTAAGATCAGCAGATAACTTAGCAATTATTAAGGGATTTTTCTTATTATTACTAAAATCCCCTTGCCCTGCCACTTGTGCTAAAGCAGCTAGGGGAGTTACTCTTGCGGTATAAAGTCCTCGAACTTCTCTGATTCCAGAAAAGACAAAAACTGCAAATAGTAAAATAGTCGCCGATTTAGGAGTAAGCCTTTTCAGTAAAATGAGAACAAGTAGAGTGGCAGCAATCACAAAACAGAAAACTGCTACTATCTGTTTAACTGAAGCAGCAATTCTCATTTTAAAAAGTAACAAGTGATACAGACAGAAACAAAGCTTTAAGCAAGCTACAAAATGCGCTCCCGCGAGTGCGACTGCATCGCAGAGAAGTGAGTATATCGAGTATTTATACTCAAAATATTTGAAAGATGGGAGAAATCTAGAACAAAAGTTCTCTACATCAGAAAGAGAACCAAATAAAAATTGATGATTGTTGTCTGTTGAGGTAAAATTATTAAGTTGGAAATATTAATTAATCAAACTGTTCTGCGATGACGAAAAAGGCTGTGACTTTAGAAATTCCTGAATTAATACAATTTTTAGTTCAAGAATTCCATGACTTACCCGATGACAGAAAACCAGGAAACAATACCAAATATCAGGTAGAAGATGCAGTTAAGGCGGCTTTTTCGGTTTTTTTTACTCAGTCACCTTCTTTTTTAGAGCATCAACGTTTGATGAAAAGTAGTAAGGGAAAAGATAATGCTTCAAGTTTATTTGGGATCAAAAAAATACCTTGTGATCATCAAATCAGAAACCTGTTAGCTCCTATCCCAGCTGCCACAATATTTGGCTCTTTTCAACAAGTCTATCAATGGTTAAAAAAACCGGGAGTTATTAAAAAATTTTTCTACTTAGATGAGGAAATTTTAATAGCTTTAGATGGTACGGAATATTTTTCTTCAAAGAAAATTAGTTGTCCCCATTGTAATTGCCGCAATCATCGTAATGGAACGACAACTTATTTTCATGGTTGCGTCACGCCAATTGTGGTTTCTCCTGAGCAAAAACAAGTGATTAATTTAGAACCAGAATTTATTAAAAAACAAGATGGGCAGCAAAAACAAGATTGTGAAAATGCGGCTGTTAAAAGATGGTTAGATAAGAATCATCAAAAGAAGTATGGTTATCCTGTAACCCTGTTAGGAGATGACTTATACTCTCGCCAACCTATCTGTGATTTAGCTCTAAAACAAGGTTATAATTTTATTTTTGTTTGTCTTGAAACTTCTCATAAAACCTTATATGAATGGCTAGAATTTTTAGAAAAAAGTGGAGAAGTTAAAACCGTAGAAAAGAAACAATGGGATGGACGAAAGAATCTCATTTATCGTTATCGTTATGTTTCTAGAGTTCCTCTGAGAGAGGTCGAGTCAAGTCTCGAAGTTAATTGGTGTGAAGTCACGGTCATTAATGAAAAAACACAGAAAATTATCTATCAAAATAATTGGATTACCAATCATCAAATTACTGAAAATAATGTTGAAAAAATTGTCAAAGCTGGACGCAGCAGATGGAAAGTTGAGAATGAAGGAAATAACGTTCTTAAAAATCACGGTTATAATTTAGAACATAATTTTGGTCATGGTCAAAGTCATTTATGCGAGTTCTTGTTGTCTTTAAATTTACTAGCTTTTTTATTTCATACCGTTTTAGATTTAGTTAATCATACTTATCAAAAGATTCGTGAGTTATTAGTTACTCGCCCCAGTTTTTTTAATGATATTCGTACTTTATTAAAATATTTTTGGTTTAAGAATTGGTCAGAGTTTTTCTTGTTTATTCTTACCGAATATGTCCCGCTCAAAAAAATAAATTCTAGTTAAAAATGTCAATTTTTCGAGAGAAGGAAAGATTATTTTATTCATTGAAAAAACCACAAATTAGGTCAGAATTTCAGCTAAATTTATGAGTTGAGATAAGTTTTTTATGGGCAGATATTTTAAAACTGTCTCTTGAAGCTAATTATGATGATTATCTTGAAAAAAAATGATAATTAGACAGAAGTTCTCTTGTTCACATAGAGAACTTTATCTTCTTTTGTTTTCAAAATGAGAATTGCTGTAACTGAAGGACTGATAATACCAACAATTTTGAGAGGCGTTAAAGGGAAAATAACTAAAGCGGCTCTTCGTTACTCTTTATGCTAAATCAACATACAAGATGCCAAGATAACATACTTCTAACCCAAAAATTCCGAAAGTTTCTAAAGCCATAGGCTCTCCGTTTTATTAGTTTAAGTTTATTGTTGATTCCCTCGACCACCCCATTCGTTGTCCTTTGCTCGAAATAACTAATGATTTCTCCAAACCAGTTTCGGATTGTTTGACAACTCTTGGTAAAAACACTGGAGGATTTTGCCAACCATTCTGAGATAGATAGCATTCCCTCTGTCGGATTCTCTGAGGTTTCATAAATCTTTCTAAATTCTTCCTTTAATTCCTGCATCTTTTTCAAACTTGGTCAATTTTCTTTGATAGCTTCTAGTTTGATTTTTTGGGGTTCCGTTAAATTTTCTTCATTTTTTAACCGACTATATTTACTTCGCTTTAAAACTTCTAGTTTTGCTTCTTTTTCCCCTTTCTGTTTTTTATTTTTCTGCGCTTCTACCGCTCTTTTTTCTGCTCTTCTCTGTTCGTCTAACTCTTGATTAATTTGTTTCATTACATGGAATCTATCGGCGACTACCTCGGCCGATGGTATCAATTCTTTCACCAAATTTTTATAGGGCAACCAAAGGTCTATGCTGACTTCTTCAATTTGCTCTAACACCTCTTTTCCCCATCCCGTAAGCGTTTCCCTCAATTCTTCTTGTGTTCGCTTCTTTAGAATAGCTATTAGTTTTCCCGTATCTAAATTTACTAAAACCGCACAATATTTTTTTTGTCCTTTGACTAGAGCGATTTCGTCAATTCCTAGTCTTTTTAATTTCGATAGGTCTGTCTCTGTAATTTCTTCAGCTATGTCCTCTATCATTCTTTGAATCTCTTCTTCTGTTACGTCATTTATTCGGCTAACATTTAAAATATCTCCTTCTTTTAATTGTTCGAGTATATTCTCGGCTAGTCTTTTCGTATAGGTTCGTTTCTTGGCGACAAAATCTAACTCTTCGCTAAAGGGTTTTCGACAATTATCGCACTTAAATTGACGACGATTAACTTGTAGGTACACTGGTTGTCCTGAGATTGGTAAATCTTTGACTAAATGTCGATGATTTTGGTGTAGTTTATCGCTCTCTAACCCACAATGAGGACAGGTTGCTTTTTGCTTTTTCGATTCGATTCGGCAAACTATACCGATATTTTCTAGGTGTCGATAGCCTTGAATACAGGTTCCTTGTAGGTTCAAAAATTTGTCAAGTATCATAAGTAAAATAATCTCGTTTTTGGCTATTATATCAAATCTTAACTCGATTGTCTATCTTTTGGTATTAATCTATTTGTGCCGTAAGTGTCTCCCTGTATGAATTTCAGCCACTTTTAGGCGTAGGCACTCTCATCGAATTTTATTTTAAGTTAATTATTTGCATAACAATTACCGAAGAGCCACAAAGTTCCGTAATCATCTGTGCTACGCTGCTTTAAGTCTTGACGCGAGAGAAGAGATCCACCACAACGTCAAACCCTTCACTCCCCCCAATCCACCTTCCCACCACCCACCCCACACGGGAGTATATAAATATTGGGAAGTGCGATTCTGGCTGTGTTGTAGCATGATATGCTACCTCTTTAAGCTCCAACCATCTACCTCCTGCTCTCCAACCAACGTGATCGCCAAAACTATCCCATACTTCTGAATTATATCTTTTCGTACCCCCTAGGTCACGGTAAATTTTTGCCTGTCTCTTAATACCAAATTTCCCTTCGCTGTATTTCACCCAGAGACGGTCAATTTCATCGATTACATCTAGGGATACCCGTCTAAAAAGCTGGTAGAAGTGATCATAACCTTCTATAACCATCCACTGATACATAATGAAGGCAGTTTCGTAGTCGGCTTTTTTCCAATCCTGTTGCTCTAGGTACTCTTCTAACTTTTGATAGATCTGTTCTTGGTTTGCGATAAGATATCCTCTCTGTTTTCTCAGTTCTTTTTCGTAGGCAAGATCGGTTTCTTTGTTATATTGAACCGAGATCATCTTATCGAATTGTTCTCGAAAGCGATCTGGGTTTTCTGTCTCTGCAAAAGCTAGACGGAAAATCTCTGCCCATCTTTCCTCATTTTCGTTCTCCTTATTTCCCCAAAGTTCGGTTAAAGTCTTGGCTGCTGTTCCTGCTAAAGCAGAAAGCTTACTTGCATCTTTAGGAAGCTCGATATGGGGGTTAATATGTTTGATGTGAGAGGCGCGGTAGAGGGTTTCTCTGTCGTCATTGCAGATTACCTCGATCAAGCCTTTATCCTGTCCCTGTTTTATTTTTTTCTGATAGTTGGGAACAGATTGACAAACCGCTTCTAAAGCTTCAATAGGAACTGGAATTTCATAGATTAGGCAATTACTAACCACTTTTTCAAGAGCTTCATCCGTCAATAGTTGAGGTTTTTCTTCTAACCGCCAGACTATCTTATCGCGCCAAGTAACATCGGATTCATTCTCAAATGACCGCAACTTTGTATCTATCTCCCCTGAATTTAAAACCTCATTATTGAGCCATTCCAAGAGACGGGGGTTGCCATCAGCAAGGTTTAAAGCTCTTTCTATATAGTTTTTATCAATCTTACCCGAACTAAAATGCTCTAACCGCCGCAGTTTCTTTTCTAAATCGGACTCTTTGTATTTGAAAGAGGGTAAAGACTCGAGATGATAAAATTCCTCTAATAGAGGGGAATTGAAGGTATAGCGCGAGGTAATAATCAGGCGATGGTAGTAATTAGTTTCCTGTATCGCCCCAACTAGAGCTTGTAATAGTTGAGCTACCCCTGCTTTAAAGATATAGTCATCGCTGGATGAAGGGCATTCCAAGTTCCACTCGAAATCATCAAGAATAAGTAGAAAAGGTTGGTTTAACTGACCAAAAACATCCCTTAAGCGATAGTCTAGCTCCTCATTAGAATCCAGAAGGATTTGACGTTGTGAACGGTCTAATTTTTTAGCTAGGGTATTAACTAAGCTAGTTTGATCAATTTGTCGCCACCAGACAAGCTTAGTATAGTCTGGAAGGCGATCGCACAACCGAGCGGCGAGGGTACTTTTCCCGTTACCACCAAAACCTTGCAGAAAAACGCCAACCTTAGAAACTGCTACAGGATTATCAAAGGGTTTTTTCAGCACTTGCAAGCAATACTGAAGATCACGGCGGCGACCGATAAAAGTTTCCCGTGTGGCTACCCGCAAATATTTCGTTTCTGGGTCCACAAATTGGTCAACAACGGATACGGGAGGTAAAGGTTTTTTCTGTCCTCTGCTTACCAAAGCTTCTGGGATACTTCCCCGGACATAGAGGCGTAAACAATGCCAATCCCTCGCCTGATTTTCTAATAATTTCTGATAGGCAAAAGCTAACGACTCGCTTAAAGTAAAGCCTTGAGAAAGCTTTTCGTAGAGGATGGCCGCCGTGTCAGCAGCTTCCTGATCCCTGACGGGTTGACCCCACCCCAAAACAGTTTTAGCCCCATTTTCTAATAACTTCTCGGCCATCGAAAGGATCTCATCACCATCGGAGTAGCCTGTCCGACACCCTGATAAAAACAACAGCTTAGGTAAATTAAACTGTAATTCTCTAGCAATATCTTCAGCGCTGGTATCTTGTCTATCTCCGTATTCCGTCTCGGTAATAAAATAGGGTTTCTGATCCTTGATGGTAGCGTGTCCGCTCAGGTGGATAACATCGAAGTATCCCCTATCTTTACTGGCTATCAATTCGCCTAATTCTTTAATACATCCGCTCTCTTCAACGGTTAAAGATAGGGGTTTCCCTCTAGTTGCTTTGAGGATCTTCCCTTCTTCTGCCTCAAAGTCTAGTATAGGCTCGACACCTCTAGCAGAACTTGCCATGAAAACTACATTTAAGGCTCGATTCCTGCGGGTTGTTGTCCACAGTTAACAGCCTTTCATTACCGGTTTTCATCCACCGCATAGGAACAATAGCGGGAAGCTTAGACACAAGAAAACCCTGATCATCGTGTAATAATTCCCAGGGTAGATGGACTAATCCGTTGCTGGTGCTGATAGCCAGAACTATTTTCTCTCCTCGGTGGCTATCTAACTCGTTCTGGAGGATGCGCTCCGTACCATCTAACCATCGGTATAAACCTTGTCCTGTTTTGGCGTGGTCTTCCGGTAAACGGGTATAGTAATCGGTGTCAGCCTTTTCACTTAGGTGGTCTATTTCACTCAGGAATCTTGTGTAGGTACGAGTCTGGTTAGGGTTGTCCCAGAAAAATCGGAACTCAACGCTGTTGCTACCCCTCTCCTGAAGATCAATATGCAGTATCTTCATGATTTTTCTTGTTCCAAGAGTTTTTGTAGTTGCTCTAGGGTAGCATCTTTGAGCAGCAGGCGATCGCCGTTTTTGCTCACAATCAACACCCGTTCGATCTTCGGGGTTTCAGGAGAGTCAATTTTTCGCTTTAATTGGTACAATTTCTCGGCGATGGCGATTGTTCCGCTAATAATGCCGATGATGGTGGCGATAGTGGCAAGGGTTCCCTCTCTCTCCACTTCAGAGATAACTTCGTAGCTGCCTTGCACCCCTTCCATCTCGACGATATCCTGAGCAACTTTGATAGCATCGGCTCCTTGAATTTCTATCTGCATCAGTTTTGTTCCTCCCGTAAGTACCCAAGCAAAATGATACTAAATCCGTTTATTAAAAACTGATTATCTATTCCCCCTTTTGCCTGTCCTGATATCTAGCCTATACTCAACGAATTTAGCACGAAACCCAACCAATGTCCTATTATCAAATAATTATAAATGATTTTGCCTGGTTATTGGATGGGGTGTTGGGTAACAGTCGTCAACCCAACCTACCTTCCGCGCTTTCTAGCTGTCGGTTCTAAGAGTTAGATTACCAAGTACAAGCTGAGCTAAGTCATCAGCTTTCTTTGATTGTTCTGCCGCCAATGTCCTTAGCGTAAACTCTTGTTCGACAGCATCTCCAATTTGTGTTTGAATCTCTTCTGGGGGAACAATTATTTGTAATTCTAGTAATCTAGACGGGCTAATTCTCTGTCGCCCCGTTGCACCAGTAACGTTTGCTGTCGCTTGTCGGGTAAAATGATCAGAACGTAAAGCCCGAAAAAGGTAATAAAGATTAATCTCGGCTTGTGATTTTTTTCGCAAAACAATAAATTCAGTTGAAGCTACTGCGTTAGTTACATCTTGGGTTACTAGCGCAATCTTTTTGTTGGCCAAGCTGGGCATGATCTTGGCGAAGAGAATGTCATTCTTTTGAAAGCGATGTTTTGTGCTTCCAATCTCATTTCCTTGATTAAGTTTAAGAGTTAATATATAGCCATAAATATCATCTACTTCTCGTAAATCTATATATTCAAATATTTGACCAGCATATCTACTAGAGCGTGGATTAACGCTTCTTGATACAACATCTACAAAGTTTCCTAAAGGCTGCTGTTCAAACTCACCTATTTGCTCATGCAAATATTGTGTATAAGCTGCACCAGCATCAACTGTATCGATACTACGGGCTGATTCTTCAGTGATTGTTAATATTAAAGGGTCTGGTTTAATTAACTCGATAGTCATTGCAGTTCTAGTTTTACTCTATGATAGGCTTCCGCGATAACAGGTAAATCATTGAGATCAGTTTCTCTATAATATTTTGAGGTAATGTCATAGCCAACGTGTTCTGCTTGTGCTAAAAAACGCTTTTTATTGTCTCCAGTAGTCTTCTTGAGATACAAAACACAGGTTCTAGCATTAGACCCCCCAAACGGCTTAAATGATCCGACGGGTAAGCTTATACAACCATGAATATGTGTACGAGATTTCACAAAGTTGCGAACTTCAGTCTCGGAAACTCCGCTGGCAACACCATGGGGCAAAATAACTAGCAAACGTCCAGTTTCAGGCTTTAATAGTCGAATTGCTCTCTCAAGAACCAAATAGTCTGAACCTTGAGCAGCTTTACCTAGTCCTAGATAATACCGGTTTAAAGTAGCAGAATCTTCATAGGGTATATTGAACGGGGGATTAATGAGAATTACATCAAACATTGCTGCGTTATTTTGCTCAATATTTAAAAAATCAGTTCTGCGTCCATCTGTATTCTCAAAAACATCTTCTCTAATTGAATCTCCTGTATAAATATGTTCATAGCCATCACCATGTAAAATCATATTTATTCGACATAAAGTGGCTAACCGAGGATTTATCTCAATTCCCCATAGATTATTCGTGACAAGATTACTAACTAAATGATCTTTTTCATCTTGGCTAGAATCAAGAAATCGAATTTTTTTGCGGACATTAATAAACGCTCTAATAAGAAAGCCACCACTTCCGCATGATAAATCAAGGACTTTTTCTCCAATTTTTATATCAGCTATCTCAACCATGAACTCAACTAATTGTCTTGGGGTTAAATACTGTCCTAAGTCCCCTCGGAGTGTTCCAGTAAGAAAGGCCTCATAAACAGAACCAACTACATCTCCTCCTGCTCCAGCCAAGCCAAGTGGCGTCTTAAAACCATAAAGACCAAAAGGCTCTAATTCACGAACAATTTTTTCAACAGTTTCGTTGCTTCTAATTTGAATTTGAGTTCCCGTAGGGAATACATTAAAAGTCTGTTTTGCGTCAGTAAACATTTGCTGTAAAGCAGCTAGAGGTCCACTGCCAAGAAGCCAGGAAGATGTAAAGCGATTGGGTGCAAAGCCTTCAGCATCTCTTTTCTCTTCGTTAAACTTACAAGTGAGAATTTTAGTTAGCTCATCAAATGCAGACTCGGCAATGAGTCCTTCTTTAGCTAACTCTTTTCGACATTCCCTAAATGCTATTTCTAAGTCACCTTTATTTTCAATAGTTACTAAAAGTCGCTCAGCAGCTTGTCGCTTTTCCAATTGAACTACATTGCTAGAGACAGTAAGTATTGTGCTTTCAAGCTCTTGCGGTTCAGGAACGGATTCTAATCCGCCAATATCGTCTCTATCCAAATAATAAATCTCCCAATCACGTCCATTAGTCAGAACTGCAATTGGTGTAGATGGTTCAAGAAGTTGAGCATAGGAAAGCACTTGGTTAACATCCTCCTCGCTCAATCGATGCTGAATACGCTTGGTTTCAACCACAAGAGCCGGACGTTCCCCAATATAAACAACGATATCAGCTTGCTTTCTAAATCTATGTCCTGAAGTTCCAGTGATTGAGACTTTTCGACGTATCTGGTTCCTGTCGTAACCAAGCCTCATTATGAAAGGGATAACAACATTCTCAGCACAGTCGTCCTCAGAGTTCAACGGTGGTGCTTTGCGAAAAATGTCATCTAAGATAGCCTGTTTATT
Encoded here:
- a CDS encoding GUN4 domain-containing protein; this encodes MASSARGVEPILDFEAEEGKILKATRGKPLSLTVEESGCIKELGELIASKDRGYFDVIHLSGHATIKDQKPYFITETEYGDRQDTSAEDIARELQFNLPKLLFLSGCRTGYSDGDEILSMAEKLLENGAKTVLGWGQPVRDQEAADTAAILYEKLSQGFTLSESLAFAYQKLLENQARDWHCLRLYVRGSIPEALVSRGQKKPLPPVSVVDQFVDPETKYLRVATRETFIGRRRDLQYCLQVLKKPFDNPVAVSKVGVFLQGFGGNGKSTLAARLCDRLPDYTKLVWWRQIDQTSLVNTLAKKLDRSQRQILLDSNEELDYRLRDVFGQLNQPFLLILDDFEWNLECPSSSDDYIFKAGVAQLLQALVGAIQETNYYHRLIITSRYTFNSPLLEEFYHLESLPSFKYKESDLEKKLRRLEHFSSGKIDKNYIERALNLADGNPRLLEWLNNEVLNSGEIDTKLRSFENESDVTWRDKIVWRLEEKPQLLTDEALEKVVSNCLIYEIPVPIEALEAVCQSVPNYQKKIKQGQDKGLIEVICNDDRETLYRASHIKHINPHIELPKDASKLSALAGTAAKTLTELWGNKENENEERWAEIFRLAFAETENPDRFREQFDKMISVQYNKETDLAYEKELRKQRGYLIANQEQIYQKLEEYLEQQDWKKADYETAFIMYQWMVIEGYDHFYQLFRRVSLDVIDEIDRLWVKYSEGKFGIKRQAKIYRDLGGTKRYNSEVWDSFGDHVGWRAGGRWLELKEVAYHATTQPESHFPIFIYSRVGWVVGRWIGGSEGFDVVVDLFSRVKT
- a CDS encoding CHAT domain-containing protein is translated as MKILHIDLQERGSNSVEFRFFWDNPNQTRTYTRFLSEIDHLSEKADTDYYTRLPEDHAKTGQGLYRWLDGTERILQNELDSHRGEKIVLAISTSNGLVHLPWELLHDDQGFLVSKLPAIVPMRWMKTGNERLLTVDNNPQESSLKCSFHGKFC
- a CDS encoding restriction endonuclease subunit S — encoded protein: MTIELIKPDPLILTITEESARSIDTVDAGAAYTQYLHEQIGEFEQQPLGNFVDVVSRSVNPRSSRYAGQIFEYIDLREVDDIYGYILTLKLNQGNEIGSTKHRFQKNDILFAKIMPSLANKKIALVTQDVTNAVASTEFIVLRKKSQAEINLYYLFRALRSDHFTRQATANVTGATGRQRISPSRLLELQIIVPPEEIQTQIGDAVEQEFTLRTLAAEQSKKADDLAQLVLGNLTLRTDS
- a CDS encoding N-6 DNA methylase, with the protein product MPLNKQAILDDIFRKAPPLNSEDDCAENVVIPFIMRLGYDRNQIRRKVSITGTSGHRFRKQADIVVYIGERPALVVETKRIQHRLSEEDVNQVLSYAQLLEPSTPIAVLTNGRDWEIYYLDRDDIGGLESVPEPQELESTILTVSSNVVQLEKRQAAERLLVTIENKGDLEIAFRECRKELAKEGLIAESAFDELTKILTCKFNEEKRDAEGFAPNRFTSSWLLGSGPLAALQQMFTDAKQTFNVFPTGTQIQIRSNETVEKIVRELEPFGLYGFKTPLGLAGAGGDVVGSVYEAFLTGTLRGDLGQYLTPRQLVEFMVEIADIKIGEKVLDLSCGSGGFLIRAFINVRKKIRFLDSSQDEKDHLVSNLVTNNLWGIEINPRLATLCRINMILHGDGYEHIYTGDSIREDVFENTDGRRTDFLNIEQNNAAMFDVILINPPFNIPYEDSATLNRYYLGLGKAAQGSDYLVLERAIRLLKPETGRLLVILPHGVASGVSETEVRNFVKSRTHIHGCISLPVGSFKPFGGSNARTCVLYLKKTTGDNKKRFLAQAEHVGYDITSKYYRETDLNDLPVIAEAYHRVKLELQ